The Streptococcus viridans genome contains the following window.
AGGATATCCAAGATGCGATGACCAATGAAAATGCGGTCTTTCCTCAGCTCTCCAACGAAGTTGCTGAAGATGAAGCTGTCGTGAAAATCACGACCAACAAAGGGGACATTACCGTTAAGCTCTTTCCGAAATACGCACCTTTAGCCGTTGAGAATTTCTTAACCCACGCTAAGGATGGCTATTATAATGGCCTCCTCTTCCACCGCGTGATTAATAACTTTATGATCCAAACAGGAGATCCTAAAGGAGATGGTACAGGTGGTGAGTCCATTTGGAAAGGAAAAGATAGCTCTAAAGATTCAGGAGCAGGCTTTGAAAATGAATACTCTCCTTACCTCTACAATCTTCGTGGTGCTTTAGCCATGGCCAATTCCGGTCCAAATACAAATGGTAGCCAATTCTATATTAACCAAAATAAAGAAGACTGGTCCAGCAAGCTTCCAACTGAGCGCTTCCCTGCTAAAATCATCGAAGCCTATAAGAATGGTGGAAACCCTACCCTTGATGGTGGGAACTACACTGTCTTTGGACAAGTCATCGACGGCATGGATGTAGTCGACAAAATTGCCGAAGTTGAAACGGACGACAAAGACAAACCAAAAGAAGATGTCAAAATTGAAAAAATGGAAATCGTAAAAGACTACGATTTCAAGAAATAAGCAAAAGAGAACCGCACGG
Protein-coding sequences here:
- a CDS encoding peptidylprolyl isomerase; the protein is MKKLIALLVFSGLALAGCGSNQSDTKTSSSSASETKQSTTSSVDASEQKKLDQLRKDIQDAMTNENAVFPQLSNEVAEDEAVVKITTNKGDITVKLFPKYAPLAVENFLTHAKDGYYNGLLFHRVINNFMIQTGDPKGDGTGGESIWKGKDSSKDSGAGFENEYSPYLYNLRGALAMANSGPNTNGSQFYINQNKEDWSSKLPTERFPAKIIEAYKNGGNPTLDGGNYTVFGQVIDGMDVVDKIAEVETDDKDKPKEDVKIEKMEIVKDYDFKK